A window of the Capricornis sumatraensis isolate serow.1 chromosome 9, serow.2, whole genome shotgun sequence genome harbors these coding sequences:
- the DAPK3 gene encoding death-associated protein kinase 3, with amino-acid sequence MSTFRQEDVEDHYEMGEELGSGQFAIVRKCRQKGTGKEYAAKFIKKRRLSSSRRGVSREEIEREVNILREIRHPNIITLHDIFENRTDVVLILELVSGGELFDFLAEKESLTEDEATQFLKQILDGVHYLHSKRIAHFDLKPENIMLLDKNVPNPRIKLIDFGIAHKIEAGNEFKNIFGTPEFVAPEIVNYEPLGLEADMWSIGVITYILLSGASPFLGETKQETLTNISAVNYDFDEEYFSNTSELAKDFIRRLLVKDPKRRMTIAQSLEHSWIKAIRRRNVRREDSGRKPERRRLKTARLKEYTIKSHSSMPPNNTYINFERFSKVLEEVAAAEEGLRGLEHSRRLFHEDLEALTAIYEEKEAWYREENESLGQDLRRLRQELHKTEALQRQAQEEAKGALLGATGLKRRFSRLENRYEALAKQVASEMRFVQDLVRAMEQEKLQEGECSLR; translated from the exons ATGTCAACATTCAGGCAGGAGGATGTGGAAGACCACTATGAGATGGGAGAGGAGCTGGGAAG CGGACAGTTTGCGATTGTGCGGAAGTGCCGGCAGAAGGGTACTGGGAAGGAGTATGCAGCCAAGTTCATCAAGAAGCGCCGCCTGTCGTCCAGCCGCCGGGGAGTGAGCCGAGAGGAGATCGAGCGGGAGGTGAACATCCTGCGGGAGATCCGGCACCCCAACATCATCACACTGCATGACATCTTTGAGAACAGGACGGACGTGGTGCTCATCCTCGAGCTGGTCTCAGGCGGTGAGCTCTTTGACTTCCTGGCCGAGAAGGAGTCACTGACCGAGGACGAGGCCACCCAGTTCCTCAAGCAGATCCTGGACGGTGTCCACTATCTGCACTCCAAGCGCATCGCCCACTTCGACCTCAAG CCAGAAAACATCATGCTCCTGGACAAGAATGTGCCGAACCCACGGATCAAGCTCATTGACTTCGGCATCGCCCACAAGATCGAGGCAGGGAATGAGTTCAAGAACATCTTTGGGACCCCGGAGTTTGTGG CTCCTGAAATCGTCAACTATGAGCCCCTGGGTCTGGAGGCAGACATGTG GAGCATTGGCGTCATCACCTACATCCT GCTGAGTGGCGCATCCCCGTTCCTGGGTGAAACCAAGCAGGAGACGTTGACCAACATCTCGGCTGTGAACTACGACTTTGACGAGGAGTACTTCAGCAACACCAGCGAGCTGGCCAAGGACTTCATCCGCCGTCTGCTTGTCAAAGACCCCAA GAGGAGAATGACCATCGCCCAGAGCCTGGAGCATTCCTGGATCAAG GCCATCCGGCGGCGAAATGTACGGCGGGAAGACAGCGGCCGGAAGCCAGAGCGGCGGCGCCTGAAGACGGCGCGCCTCAAGGAGTACACCATCAAGTCACATTCGAGCATGCCCCCCAACAACACCTACATCAACTTCGAGCGCTTCTCCAAAGTGCTGGAGGAGGTGGCAGCAGCCGAGGAGGGCCTGCGCGGGCTGGAGCACAGCCGACGCCTGTTCCATGAGGACCTTGAGGCGCTGACGGCCATCTACGAGGAGAAGGAGGCCTGGTACCGTGAGGAGAATGAGAGCCTAGGCCAGGACCTGCGGCGGCTGCGCCAGGAGCTGCACAAGACGGAGGCGCTGCAGCGGCAGGCACAGGAGGAGGCCAAGGGGGCCCTGCTCGGGGCCACTGGGCTCAAGCGCCGCTTTAGCCGCCTGGAGAACCGATACGAGGCACTGGCCAAGCAGGTGGCCTCCGAGATGCGGTTCGTGCAGGATCTGGTGCGCGCCATGGAGCAGGAGAAGCTGCAGGAGGGGGAGTGCAGCCTCCGCTAG
- the NMRK2 gene encoding nicotinamide riboside kinase 2 isoform X1, with product MKYIVGIGGMTNGGKTTLTNNLLKALPNCCVIHQDDFFKPAAWAPLFQPQDQIAVGEDGFKQWDVLESLDMEAMLSTVQAWVSSPRKFARAHGVSVRLDASDTHILILEGFLLYSYKPLVDLYSRRYFLTVPYEECKWRRSRRSYAVPDPPGLFDGHVWPMYQKYKREMEANGVEVVYLDGMKSREELFHQVLEDIQNSLLNRS from the exons ATGAAGTACATCGTGGGCATCGGAGG CATGACCAACGGCGGCAAGACTACCCTGACCAACAACCTCCTCAAGGCGCTGCCCAACTGCTGCGTGATCCACCAGGATGACTTCTTCAAG CCCGCGGCTTGGGCTCCTCTGTTTCAGCCCCAAGACCAAATAGCAGTTGGGGAGGACGGCTTCAAACAGTGGGACG TGCTGGAGTCCCTGGACATGGAGGCCATGCTGAGCACCGTGCAGGCCTGGGTGAGCAGCCCCCGGAAGTTTGCCCGTGCCCACGGGGTCAGTGTCCGACTGGATGCCTCAGACACCCACATCCTCATTCTGGAAGGCTTCCTGCTCTATAGCTACAA GCCCCTGGTGGACTTGTACAGCCGAAGGTACTTCCTGACCGTCCCCTATGAAGAGTGCAAGTGGAGGAGAAG taGGCGAAGCTACGCAGTCCCTGATCCCCCTGGCCTCTTCGACGGCCACGTGTGGCCTATGTACCAGAAGTATAAGCGGGAGATGGAGGCCAACGGTGTGGAAGTGG TGTACCTGGACGGCATGAAGTCCCGCGAGGAGCTTTTCCACCAGGTCCTGGAAGACATTCAGAACTCACTCCTGAACCGCTCCTAG
- the NMRK2 gene encoding nicotinamide riboside kinase 2 isoform X2, whose protein sequence is MKYIVGIGGMTNGGKTTLTNNLLKALPNCCVIHQDDFFKPQDQIAVGEDGFKQWDVLESLDMEAMLSTVQAWVSSPRKFARAHGVSVRLDASDTHILILEGFLLYSYKPLVDLYSRRYFLTVPYEECKWRRSRRSYAVPDPPGLFDGHVWPMYQKYKREMEANGVEVVYLDGMKSREELFHQVLEDIQNSLLNRS, encoded by the exons ATGAAGTACATCGTGGGCATCGGAGG CATGACCAACGGCGGCAAGACTACCCTGACCAACAACCTCCTCAAGGCGCTGCCCAACTGCTGCGTGATCCACCAGGATGACTTCTTCAAG CCCCAAGACCAAATAGCAGTTGGGGAGGACGGCTTCAAACAGTGGGACG TGCTGGAGTCCCTGGACATGGAGGCCATGCTGAGCACCGTGCAGGCCTGGGTGAGCAGCCCCCGGAAGTTTGCCCGTGCCCACGGGGTCAGTGTCCGACTGGATGCCTCAGACACCCACATCCTCATTCTGGAAGGCTTCCTGCTCTATAGCTACAA GCCCCTGGTGGACTTGTACAGCCGAAGGTACTTCCTGACCGTCCCCTATGAAGAGTGCAAGTGGAGGAGAAG taGGCGAAGCTACGCAGTCCCTGATCCCCCTGGCCTCTTCGACGGCCACGTGTGGCCTATGTACCAGAAGTATAAGCGGGAGATGGAGGCCAACGGTGTGGAAGTGG TGTACCTGGACGGCATGAAGTCCCGCGAGGAGCTTTTCCACCAGGTCCTGGAAGACATTCAGAACTCACTCCTGAACCGCTCCTAG